One window of Salegentibacter sp. Hel_I_6 genomic DNA carries:
- the ribD gene encoding bifunctional diaminohydroxyphosphoribosylaminopyrimidine deaminase/5-amino-6-(5-phosphoribosylamino)uracil reductase RibD, which produces MNIHEKYIKRCIELAKNGLGATYPNPLVGSVIVDKDKIIGEGWHQKAGAPHAEVNAVNSVKDASLLKKSTIYVSLEPCSHFGKTPPCSDLIIAKGIKKVIIGTVDPFAKVAGRGIKKLMEAGCEVQVGILEKECQDLNKRFFTFHQKKRSYIILKWAQTADGFIAPKVQEKREPVWITNHYSKQLVHKWRSEEQAILVGTNTAIADNPRLNIRLWNGKNPVRVVIDKELKIPQKSALFDGSIKTIVLTENEKKPGDNLVFEKLDFQQELAQQICEVLYRHNLQSVIIEGGAKTLQTFIDANLWDEARVFTGISEFHEGINAPRFSGIKLSEINLERDNLKIYKND; this is translated from the coding sequence GTGAATATACACGAAAAATATATAAAACGCTGTATTGAACTGGCCAAAAACGGACTGGGAGCTACTTATCCCAATCCGCTGGTAGGCAGCGTAATTGTTGATAAAGACAAAATTATTGGCGAAGGCTGGCACCAAAAAGCTGGAGCTCCACACGCCGAGGTAAACGCGGTAAATTCGGTTAAGGACGCATCGCTTTTAAAGAAATCTACCATCTATGTGAGTCTGGAACCCTGCAGTCATTTTGGAAAAACGCCGCCTTGCAGCGATCTAATTATCGCTAAGGGCATTAAAAAAGTGATTATTGGCACAGTAGATCCTTTTGCTAAAGTTGCCGGTCGTGGCATTAAAAAATTGATGGAAGCCGGGTGTGAAGTTCAGGTGGGAATTCTGGAAAAAGAATGCCAGGATCTCAACAAACGTTTTTTTACTTTTCATCAAAAGAAACGGTCTTATATTATTTTGAAATGGGCCCAAACCGCCGATGGTTTTATCGCTCCAAAAGTCCAGGAAAAACGCGAGCCGGTTTGGATCACGAATCATTATTCTAAACAACTGGTGCATAAATGGAGAAGTGAAGAACAGGCCATTTTAGTGGGCACCAATACAGCCATTGCTGATAATCCCAGACTAAACATAAGGCTTTGGAATGGCAAAAACCCTGTGCGGGTAGTGATAGACAAAGAATTAAAAATTCCGCAGAAATCTGCATTGTTTGATGGCAGTATAAAAACCATTGTTTTAACCGAAAATGAAAAAAAACCAGGAGATAATTTAGTATTTGAAAAGCTAGATTTTCAACAGGAACTAGCGCAACAAATTTGCGAGGTACTTTACCGTCATAATTTACAATCGGTTATAATTGAAGGAGGTGCAAAAACGCTTCAGACTTTTATTGACGCAAATCTTTGGGATGAAGCGAGGGTCTTTACCGGAATTTCTGAATTTCATGAGGGAATAAACGCACCGCGATTTTCAGGAATTAAACTTTCAGAAATTAATTTGGAGCGGGATAATTTAAAGATTTACAAGAATGATTAA
- a CDS encoding addiction module antidote protein, with the protein METSKFDISDYLDSNEMIAEYLNSVLEEGDTSDLIIALRHISKAIGMTKIADETGLSRPSIYKALSDGAKPQFSTIMKVLKAVGGQIKINPISN; encoded by the coding sequence ATGGAAACATCAAAATTTGATATTTCAGATTATTTGGATAGCAACGAAATGATTGCCGAATATCTTAACTCTGTTTTAGAAGAAGGGGATACTTCAGATTTAATTATTGCATTAAGGCATATTTCAAAGGCTATCGGAATGACAAAAATTGCTGATGAAACCGGGTTAAGTCGTCCTAGTATATACAAAGCTTTATCTGATGGGGCAAAACCACAATTTTCAACAATAATGAAAGTTTTAAAAGCTGTTGGCGGACAAATTAAAATAAACCCGATTTCAAATTAG
- a CDS encoding VOC family protein, which yields MKIHKLEIYSDNIKEQLRFYRDHLNLNITDYSEEHFEVETGYSTIKFQQKENATAYHIAFHIPDNQHNEALDWIKERLPVLEGNGQEIVDFMAWSAKSLYFYDKDKNIIEFISRESFSKPESALFSEKSVLGISEVGLVTENIQEKFDFLNSNFQLEKYDGDFERFCAIGDDEGLLITINQKLKDWFPTDDKAYKSEFKMEFTHQGKKHSLVFENDQLKAQQ from the coding sequence ATGAAAATCCATAAACTTGAAATTTATTCCGATAATATCAAGGAACAACTTCGGTTTTACCGGGACCATTTAAATTTAAATATCACCGATTATTCCGAAGAACATTTTGAAGTTGAGACCGGGTATTCTACCATAAAATTTCAGCAAAAAGAAAATGCAACAGCTTACCATATCGCCTTTCATATTCCCGATAATCAACATAACGAAGCCCTGGATTGGATTAAAGAACGACTACCGGTTTTAGAAGGTAATGGGCAGGAAATTGTAGATTTTATGGCGTGGAGTGCAAAATCGCTTTATTTCTATGACAAGGATAAAAATATCATAGAATTCATCTCCCGCGAGAGTTTCAGTAAACCGGAGTCGGCATTGTTTTCAGAAAAAAGTGTTTTGGGAATTAGTGAGGTAGGCCTTGTAACAGAGAACATTCAGGAGAAATTCGACTTTCTAAATTCAAATTTTCAGTTAGAAAAATATGATGGTGATTTTGAACGTTTCTGTGCGATAGGTGATGACGAAGGTTTGCTTATTACCATAAACCAAAAACTTAAAGATTGGTTTCCTACAGATGATAAAGCCTATAAATCTGAATTTAAAATGGAATTTACGCACCAGGGAAAAAAGCATTCCCTTGTTTTTGAAAACGATCAACTAAAAGCCCAGCAATAA
- a CDS encoding TIGR00730 family Rossman fold protein, translating into MKNNNKNQLKSIAVFCASSEGNDEKIFTESYRLGKVLAQKKIKLVFGGSKLGLMGQVAAGTLQNGGEVIGVIPGFLKTKEVVHTELTELITTKDMHERKLKMHELSDGFIALPGGFGTFEELFEIVTWGQLGLHQNPIGLLNINGFYDDLIAMLKNMVRKGLLRKENFDLLLIAENIEEMLEKMYNFKPMPVPKWMNKDQT; encoded by the coding sequence TTGAAAAATAACAATAAAAACCAACTTAAAAGCATTGCCGTTTTTTGCGCAAGCAGCGAAGGTAATGATGAAAAAATATTCACCGAATCTTATCGATTAGGAAAGGTTTTAGCCCAAAAAAAAATTAAACTGGTTTTTGGCGGAAGTAAACTTGGTTTAATGGGGCAGGTTGCTGCCGGTACTCTTCAAAACGGAGGAGAAGTTATTGGGGTGATTCCAGGTTTTTTAAAAACCAAGGAAGTGGTCCATACCGAATTGACAGAGTTGATCACTACCAAAGATATGCACGAGCGCAAGCTCAAGATGCACGAATTAAGCGATGGATTTATCGCCCTGCCCGGGGGATTTGGAACTTTTGAAGAGCTTTTTGAAATCGTAACCTGGGGCCAATTAGGGCTGCATCAAAATCCAATTGGATTGCTAAATATCAATGGATTTTACGACGATCTAATCGCGATGCTTAAAAACATGGTGAGAAAAGGTCTGCTGCGAAAAGAGAATTTTGATCTTTTACTTATTGCTGAAAATATTGAGGAAATGCTGGAAAAAATGTATAATTTTAAACCTATGCCGGTTCCCAAATGGATGAATAAAGACCAGACCTAA
- a CDS encoding GNAT family N-acetyltransferase, protein MSTLKIREIQPEDNQQVAEVVRTVLVEMGVPKVGTAYEDKALDDMYATYQNPRMNYFVVEEKGKIIGGAGIAPLIGLEEKICELQKMYFLPEARGKGLGAQMMDTCLKFAKSQNFKQCYIETLPYMESARKLYARSGFKSLEKPLGDTGHYNCTMWMIRYV, encoded by the coding sequence ATGAGCACGTTAAAAATACGGGAAATTCAACCCGAAGACAATCAACAAGTTGCCGAAGTAGTAAGAACGGTTTTGGTAGAAATGGGCGTTCCTAAAGTCGGCACCGCCTATGAAGACAAAGCGCTGGACGATATGTATGCGACTTACCAGAACCCACGAATGAATTATTTTGTGGTGGAAGAGAAAGGAAAGATAATTGGTGGCGCCGGTATTGCACCATTAATTGGACTCGAAGAAAAAATATGCGAACTGCAAAAAATGTATTTTCTGCCGGAAGCTCGTGGCAAAGGTCTTGGCGCGCAAATGATGGATACCTGTCTTAAATTCGCCAAATCCCAGAATTTTAAACAATGTTATATTGAAACCCTGCCTTATATGGAAAGCGCACGGAAACTTTACGCACGTAGCGGCTTCAAATCTTTAGAAAAACCCCTTGGAGACACCGGTCATTACAATTGTACGATGTGGATGATTAGGTATGTTTGA
- a CDS encoding type II toxin-antitoxin system RelE/ParE family toxin: MNTLRRMYFVEKIVEFDKWLSKLKDLRAKSKILFRIQKLENDEHFGDCKPVGDGISELRINYAKAYRIYFKERDGKIIILLIGGDKSTQQKDIEKAKKFGAN; this comes from the coding sequence GTGAATACACTTAGAAGAATGTATTTTGTAGAGAAAATAGTAGAATTTGACAAGTGGTTAAGCAAATTAAAAGATTTGAGGGCAAAATCTAAGATTTTGTTCCGAATCCAGAAACTGGAAAACGACGAACACTTTGGAGACTGTAAACCTGTTGGAGATGGAATAAGTGAGCTGAGAATTAATTATGCGAAAGCTTATAGAATATATTTCAAGGAAAGAGATGGGAAAATTATTATTCTGCTGATTGGCGGTGATAAATCAACCCAACAAAAAGACATCGAAAAGGCAAAAAAATTTGGAGCAAATTAA
- the ligA gene encoding NAD-dependent DNA ligase LigA encodes MSTEEKIKQLREELHHHNYLYYIEDKPEISDYDFDMKLKELQELEENNPEFDDPNSPTRRVGGAITKNFETVVHDYRMYSLSNSYSKEELEDWEKRIEKSIGGKVQYVCELKYDGASISLTYEDGKLKRAVTRGDGFQGDDVTNNIKTIRSVPLKLKGEFPQKFDIRGEIVLPYEGFTKMNAERVEAGEEPYANPRNTASGSLKLQDSAEVAKRPLDCLLYSLVADSLPVKSQFEGLEKARDWGFKVPPEAELKDSIAEVLDYVNYWDQHRHDLPYETDGVVVKVNSFDQQDELGYTAKSPRWAMAYKFKAEQESTKLNKITYQVGRTGAITPVANLEPVQLAGTTVKRASLHNADQIEKLDVREGDIVFVEKGGEIIPKIVGVDFTQRDPETPETKYAETCPVCDSELIRKEGEAQHYCPNYNGCPPQIIGRIQHFISRKAMDIEGLGGETVALLVNANLITNYADLYTLKKEDILPLERMAEKSAENLINGIEKSKEIPFERVLFALGIRYVGETVAKKLAKHYKNIDALASASTEDLTEVDEIGERIAESATDFFASEENREIVQRLKDYGLQLEIAAEELENQSDLLEGNTFVISGVFEKVSRNELKKMIEDNGGKVSGSISGKTDYLVAGENMGPSKLAKAEKLGTKIVSEDEFLEMLS; translated from the coding sequence ATGAGTACCGAAGAAAAGATCAAGCAATTACGCGAAGAATTACACCACCATAATTATTTATATTATATCGAGGATAAGCCCGAGATCAGCGATTACGATTTTGATATGAAGCTGAAAGAATTGCAGGAGCTGGAAGAGAATAATCCTGAATTTGATGATCCTAATTCTCCCACGCGCCGTGTAGGTGGTGCAATAACTAAGAATTTTGAGACCGTAGTTCACGATTATAGAATGTACTCCCTTTCCAATTCATACTCTAAAGAAGAGTTGGAGGACTGGGAAAAGCGAATCGAGAAATCTATTGGTGGTAAAGTACAGTATGTTTGCGAGTTAAAATACGATGGAGCTTCTATTAGCCTGACTTATGAAGATGGTAAATTAAAACGCGCGGTTACCCGTGGGGATGGTTTTCAGGGAGATGATGTTACCAATAATATAAAAACTATAAGATCTGTTCCTTTAAAGCTGAAGGGCGAATTTCCGCAGAAATTTGATATTCGAGGTGAAATTGTTTTGCCTTATGAAGGTTTTACAAAAATGAATGCCGAAAGGGTAGAAGCCGGGGAAGAACCTTATGCTAATCCGAGAAATACCGCTTCTGGAAGTTTAAAACTCCAGGATAGTGCTGAGGTTGCCAAAAGACCTTTAGATTGCCTGTTGTATAGTTTGGTAGCCGATAGTTTACCGGTGAAATCTCAGTTTGAAGGCCTTGAAAAAGCCAGAGATTGGGGTTTTAAAGTTCCACCGGAAGCCGAGTTAAAAGATAGTATTGCTGAAGTGCTCGATTATGTAAATTATTGGGACCAGCACCGCCACGATTTGCCTTATGAAACCGATGGGGTTGTGGTGAAAGTAAATAGTTTCGATCAGCAGGATGAATTAGGCTATACCGCCAAATCTCCACGCTGGGCAATGGCTTATAAATTTAAAGCCGAACAGGAAAGCACCAAATTAAATAAGATCACCTACCAGGTTGGGAGAACAGGAGCAATTACGCCCGTAGCAAATCTTGAACCGGTACAATTAGCCGGAACAACGGTGAAGCGTGCGTCTTTGCATAATGCCGACCAGATTGAAAAACTTGATGTTCGCGAGGGAGATATTGTTTTTGTCGAAAAAGGTGGCGAAATTATTCCGAAAATCGTAGGTGTTGATTTCACTCAAAGAGATCCTGAAACCCCGGAAACAAAATATGCCGAAACCTGCCCTGTATGCGATAGTGAATTAATTAGAAAAGAAGGAGAAGCGCAGCATTACTGCCCTAATTATAATGGTTGCCCACCGCAAATTATAGGGAGAATTCAGCATTTTATTTCCCGAAAAGCGATGGATATTGAAGGTCTTGGTGGCGAAACCGTTGCTTTGTTGGTGAATGCTAATTTAATTACCAATTATGCCGACCTCTATACACTTAAAAAGGAAGATATTCTTCCATTGGAACGAATGGCAGAGAAATCGGCAGAAAACCTTATTAATGGAATTGAAAAATCTAAAGAAATTCCTTTTGAACGAGTTTTATTCGCGCTTGGGATAAGATATGTGGGTGAAACCGTAGCTAAAAAACTCGCAAAACATTATAAAAATATAGATGCTTTGGCTTCGGCTTCAACCGAAGATCTTACAGAGGTTGATGAAATTGGAGAACGCATCGCCGAAAGTGCAACCGATTTCTTTGCTTCTGAAGAAAACAGGGAAATCGTTCAGCGTTTAAAGGACTACGGACTTCAATTAGAAATTGCTGCAGAAGAACTGGAAAACCAGAGCGATTTACTTGAGGGCAATACTTTTGTGATTTCCGGGGTTTTTGAGAAAGTTTCCAGGAATGAACTCAAGAAAATGATTGAAGACAACGGAGGGAAAGTTTCGGGTTCCATTTCAGGAAAAACCGATTACCTGGTTGCAGGCGAAAATATGGGCCCAAGTAAATTGGCAAAGGCAGAAAAACTAGGAACTAAAATTGTGAGCGAAGACGAATTCCTGGAGATGTTATCTTGA
- the prmC gene encoding peptide chain release factor N(5)-glutamine methyltransferase produces the protein MKLKAQKEIFTKSLENEYPVEEVNSFFFMLTEAFFKINRLNLALNPELEIDKSQFEKLESALARLTNHEPIQHIIGETEFFGLIFKVDRNVLVPRPETEELIEWILEDFSELESGRILDIGTGSGCIAIALAKNLPEAQISAIDISEKALEIAKINAEINQAKINFIQEDILKTKALNGNWDIIVSNPPYVRELEKKEMHRNVLEYDPPTALYVKDENPLIFYEKITKLAKTALNPDGKIYFEINQYLAEETEKMMQKYGFNTELRKDLFGNFRMLRGEIN, from the coding sequence ATGAAACTAAAAGCCCAAAAAGAAATTTTTACTAAATCGCTGGAAAATGAATATCCTGTGGAAGAAGTGAATTCTTTTTTCTTTATGCTAACAGAAGCTTTTTTCAAGATCAATAGGTTAAATCTTGCTTTAAATCCTGAGCTTGAAATTGATAAAAGTCAGTTTGAGAAACTAGAGTCAGCCTTAGCGCGTTTAACAAACCACGAACCCATTCAGCATATTATTGGGGAAACAGAGTTTTTCGGATTGATTTTTAAAGTTGATCGAAACGTATTAGTGCCAAGACCAGAAACCGAGGAATTGATTGAATGGATTTTAGAAGACTTTTCCGAATTGGAATCTGGGCGAATCCTAGACATTGGAACGGGGAGTGGTTGCATCGCTATTGCCCTGGCGAAAAATCTTCCGGAAGCTCAAATTTCGGCTATAGATATTTCTGAAAAAGCCCTGGAAATCGCAAAAATCAATGCAGAAATTAACCAGGCCAAGATTAATTTTATTCAGGAAGATATTTTAAAAACTAAAGCTCTAAATGGGAACTGGGACATTATTGTCTCTAATCCGCCCTACGTTAGGGAACTGGAAAAAAAGGAAATGCACCGAAATGTTTTAGAATACGATCCACCTACTGCATTATATGTAAAAGACGAAAATCCTTTAATTTTCTATGAGAAAATCACGAAATTGGCCAAAACCGCTTTAAATCCAGACGGAAAAATCTATTTTGAGATCAACCAATACCTGGCAGAAGAAACCGAAAAGATGATGCAGAAATATGGTTTTAATACCGAATTGCGAAAAGATCTTTTTGGAAATTTTAGGATGTTAAGAGGTGAGATAAACTAA